The region AGTAACAGCTCTAGGAGTTCAAAGACAAAAGAAAACACTTACCTATCAGGCAGAAAAAATTGAGTCAAAGGAATTGCTTAAAGCCGACCCAACAAGATCGGCTAGTGCATTGGCCGGTAAAGTTGCAGGTTTGCAAATTAACGTTCAGGATAACGGCGTTGACCCTTCTTCGCAAATTATTTTAAGAGGCCTAAGGTCTATCAGCCAAAGCAACTCCGCCTTAATAGTAATTGATGGTTCTATTTCTACACAAGGGGCTTTTGATGATTTAAACCCTCGAGACATAGAAAGTTTAAACGTTTTAAAGGGTGCTACTGCAGCTGCGCTTTATGGCTCGTTAGCAGGTAATGGTGCCATTATTGTGGAAACCAAAAAAGGAAAAATAGGAGAATCCTTCACAGTTGGATTAAACTCAACCACTACAATTGAAAATGTTGCCTATATGCCTGAATTCCAAAGTGAATATGGAACTGGTTGGCAAGGCGCTTATGACAATATTGAAAACACAAACTGGGGACCACGTTTTGACGGACAAGTTCGCCAAATTGGACCTATATTTGCTGATGGCACTTTTCAAGCGGTGCCTTATGCTCCAGTAAAAAACAACTTGAAAGATTTTTTTCAAACTGGAACTACTGTCCAAAACACAATATCTTTTAGTGGTGGTGATGAATCAAGTACCTTCTTTATGTCTATTGGAGACCAAAGAACCAAGGGTATTGTGCATAGGGATGAATACAAAAGAAATACTTTCCGTGTGAATGCCACAAAAAAAATAGGTAATTTAAAATTAGGATTAACTTCTAACTTTTTAAAAGATAAAACAAGCGTAGTTGGGAATACCATAGGTAACCAAGACAGACCCTTGTACTGGTTTATACTTAATACAGCTTCCAATATACCTTTAGCGTCATATAAAGATTGGAGAAATGATTTATATTCTTCACCTGACGGCTATTTTAATGGTTATTACGAAAATCCTTGGTGGGCAATTGACAATAACAGAAATGATAACCAAACATCTAGGTTAACAGCAAACATCTCCGCAGCATATGATTTTAATAAATGGTTAAATTTCACCGCTAGAGCTGGTGTCAATACAACATCTGGAATCGGAAAAAATTGGAGATCAAGACAAGTTTATGACAAAACGCTACAACCGGCAGCTAATGACATCTCTTCTTTTGTTGAAGACAGGGAGTTTCAATCATTATCATATACAACAGATGCGCTGTTAAGCGCCAAATTGGATATTACAAGTGACATAGATTTCATTGGACTTCTAGGGGCTTCGACTTCTAGTATTAGCAATAGAGATAGTTTTATTAGAGCAAATAATTTAAGTATTCCTGATTTTTATGATGTTTCTAACGGAACTGGACAACCAGAAATTAATGTTGCTGAATCAAACAAAAAGACTTTTGGTTATTTTGCTGATTTAACGTTTGGATTTAAAAAGTTTATCTATTTAAATCTTCAAGGCCGCTATGACTATACATCTACATTACCCGAAGCAGACAATAGTTATTTTTACCCAGCGGCAGGTTTATCATTTGTTATAACTGAAGCTTTTCCTTCATTGAAAGACAGCAGCTTATCTTTTGGTAAATTGACATTCAGCAACTCTACAGTTTATAATGACTTAGGAGCTTATCAAATAAACGAAACTTTCTCACAATCAAATGGCTTTCCTTTTGGAAGTTTGAATGGATTTTCACAAAGTGGAACAGCTGTAGATTCCAATATTTCTAAAGAAAAAATTAACACCTCAGAAATTGGGGCAAATCTAGCCTTCTTCAAAAACAGATTAAGAATTGATGCCTCTTACTTTATAACTAAATCTACCAATTTAATTACATTTACCACACCATCTGTATCTTCAGGCGCTACCAATTACTTAACCAATATTGGAGAAATTGAAGGTAAAGGTATTGAATTGACTATAGGAGGAACTGTTTTAAAATCTAATGATTTTAGCTGGGATTTAAATGTGAATTATTCAAAAAATGAAGCCGTTGTAAAATCAATTACAGAAGGCGTAGATGAAATTACAGTCACTAGTAATGGAACATATGGAGTTTTTGCTGTTGTTGGGGAAGCATTCCCGCAAATTAAAGCGAGTTCTTATGTCAGAGATCCACAAGGTAACGTGGTAATTGATGCTGCAAGTGGAAATCCTTTAGTTGGAAGTTTAAAAAACTTGGGGAAAACTACCCCAGATTATATTGTTGGCTTAACTTCTTCTATCAATTATAAAAATTGGAATTTATCAACTACTATGGACTATAGAACTGGCCATGTTTACTACGAACAAGGTTCAGATGTAATGGAGTTTACAGGTAGATCCATTGAATCTGTTTCATCAAATAGACAAGATTTTGTATTCCCTAATTCTGTAATAGAAACCAGTCCTGGAGTATTTGTACCAAACACTAATATTCCTGTCACTGATGGTCGTCAAGATTTTTGGACAAATACCTATAATGAGATTAAAGAAAACTACGTAAAAGATGCAACTGCATTTAAAATCAGAGAGGTGGCTTTAAATTATGATTTACCAAAAAACTATTTAGCCAAAACAGCTCTTAAATCTTTAAGAATTGGTTTTGTTGGCAGAAACATATTAACGCTGTTACCAAAAGAAAATCGTTTCTCGGATCCTGAGTTTAACAACACTAATTCTAATGCTATTGGTGTTGGAGGATATTTTCAGTCACCACCTACAAGATCATTCGGTGTCAGTATTAATGCAGAATTTTAAAAAATAATCTAATTATGAAAAATATTTTAACATCAATCAAAATGATGGCAGTAGTTTTAGTACTGACATCGTGTAGCGATAATTTTGGGGACATTAATACCGACCCAAATAATCCATCGAAAGTTAGTCCCAATTTACTTTTACCAGTTGCACAAAACTACTCAGCGTTTGCTCAAGAACGCAACCGAGGTAACAATACTTTGGGAAATATGATGATGTATAACTGGAGTCAAAGTGACGGTTTTTCTTGGTATACTGATGAATTTTTATATCTTGTTACTTCTTCATTTTACCAACAGAACTTTGACTATGTGTATACTAATGTTTTAAAACAGTATAACTCTTTAAGCACGCTTCAAGGTGATGAAAATGGTTATTATAAGGCAATCGGCAATATTATGAAAGCTTATCACTTCAATATTTTAGTTGATACTTATGGCGATATCCCATACTCTGAAGCCTTAGCCAGAGGTGGTGACCCTACTCCTGCTTACGACAATGCACAAACAATTTACGATGATTTGGTTGTTCAATTATCTGCTGCAATTGCCTTAATTGACGCAACAGAGTCAAATACTAATATCAAAGCATTAATTCCAGGTGCAGATGACGGTATTTTCGGAGGAGATATGTTGATGTGGAAAAAATTCGCTAATTCCATAAAATTAAGAATGTTGGTTCGCCAATCAAGTATGACAGGACGCGCAGCTTATATTCAAACTCAACTTGCTGCTATAACAACCGAAGGATCAGGATACATAACAAATGACGTTGAAGTAAACATTGGATATAAAGCATCTACAAATCAACAAAATCCTAAATGGGATGCATTTGGCTATGATGTTTCTGGAACAATCACAAATAACAATAATGCTACTTGCGCTACTGACTATATTTTGGATTATCTAACAAACACCAATGATCCAAGAATTGATTATATTTATGAAAAACCCGCCACAGGTCATTTAGGTGTAATGCAGGGTTTACAAAATTATGATGAAACCGTAAATGGTGTCGATGGATTAACACCTGAATTTGTCTCTAATATAGGCCCTGGAATTTTAAAATCAGCCTCACAAGGAGCTGTTTTATACACAGCTGCAGAGTCTTATTTTAACCAAGCTGAAATTGATTTAAAATTTAATGGAGGAGCAAATGCCAAAACATTATATGAATCAGGAATCCAAGCCTCATTTACCTATTTAGGAGCTGGAAATGCAACAACATATTTCTCACAAGCTAAAAATTTGGTAAATTGGAACACTTCAACCAATAAACTCCAAGCTATCATTACTCAAAAATGGATTGCAGTTAACGGTATAGATGCTATTCAATCTTGGTTTGATTATAATAGAACCGGTTATCCTGCAAATCTACCAATTTCTGCTCTGGCGACATCAGCTAACAGACCTGTTAGATTGGCATATCCAGCAAGTGAGGTTACTTCAAATGGTTTAAATCTTCCAGCACAGCCAAATGCATTTACAGCTAAAATATTCTGGGCTAATTAATTAAAAAAATAGAATTTATGAAAACAATTAAATATATATTAATTTTTGTGTTCTGTTTTGCTTCTTTTACATCTTGTATAGTAGAGGACACAGAACCATCAGCAGCAAATGGAGAAGGGCCTAATTTAGCCGGATTTAATGATTCCAGTTTGAATTTAGGAAGTGTAGCCGATGGTCAAGCCTATGACTTTAATTTAAAAATGGAAGTTAAAGGGCCTACTTATAAGGAAATGACTTCTGATATTGAAGTTACTATTGCAGTAGATCCAGCATCAACGGCAATTGAAGGCACACATTTTAAATTTACTTCAAAAAAAATAACCCTTTCCGCTAGCAATAATTATTTAGGACTATTGCCAATCACCATGTTAACAGATGGCATTGTGGCACCTTTAGATGTTGCTCCTGTATTAATATTGAGAGTTTCTGAAGCAAGTGGCAACAATAATGTAGTCAATAATGGTAAATTATTGAAAATTACATTAAATTATCTTTGTTTCTCAAATTTAGCTGGGACTTACAATGTAAATGTACATTATGTACGAGCAGCTTCTGGTATTGATGAAATTCTAAATTATACCGATGTAATTACAGAAACCGGAAGCGGCGAATACAGAACAGGTTTGATTGGTCATTGGGCAGCAGCAGACTTAGGTGGCACACCAGGATTTACCTTTTTAGACGTTTGTAATGTAATAACAATTCCACAACAAAACTTAGTAGACACATACTCTAATTTAGTTGAAGGAGTTTCAGGAACAAGTTCTGTAGATCCTGAAACAGGGGTTATTACTATGCAATATACCGTTACAGGAGGTAATTTGAGAGAATATTGGGTAACCTATACTCCAGCTAATTAACTTATAATTCAAAAAAAATGAAAAAATATATAAAATTTAAATTATTTATTTCACTAGCTTTTTTAGCTTTAATTGCTGTATCGTGTGATGATAAAAACGATCCTGAACCTATTATTAGTACGGAAGATTATCCAACAGCTACTTTCTCAGTAAGCAACACTACCGTTAACGAAAAAGATGGTTTAGTCACTGTAACAATTACTACAGATAAAATGTTAACCAGAGGGATTACCTTTTCTGCTGAACAAACGGGTGGTACAGCTGTATTACATGAAGATTATGATATTGTAGAAGCAACAATAGCTCCCTATTCAAAGGAAGCTAAATTATTAGTAAAATTTTATGGAGACATAATCCCGGAAGTAGCTAAAACGCTGCAAATACAAATTACAACGCCTTCTTTGGCAAATAGGTATTTTTTAAACCCAACAACGGTTTTACCATCCTATAACATTACCATTAATAATTATGTTAGTAACACATTAGATATTTCATTTGCATGGAATAAAGACATTGATGGTTACGATACTGGATCAAATATTGATTTTGATATATTTGTTGCAGATGCAGCAGGTTATGACAATAATGATCCTTGGGCTACATATAATGATACCGATTATGCAGCAACAGGAGACCATCCAGAGGTATTATCAATGAATTTAGCAGATTGGCCAGATGGTGAGTATATTTTATTTCACGATTTGTATCAAAATGGTTTTTATGGATATGGAGCTGCAGCAAACGTTACTGTTCCTATAGTTGCAACTTTTGTTAGAGCAGGCTCTTTTTCAACTGTAGTTACGCAAGACCCTTCGCAATCAGTAAATGCGAATACTACAAATGGGACTGTAGATGATAATAATGCAAATACAGGTGAGTTCCATAATGGTTTTATTGCTAAAGTAGCTATTTCTAACGGTAAATTTACTGTTTCAGATTACAATGGAGCACAGTTAGCCTCTGGAAAATTGTCCGGTATTAAGAAAAATTCAAGACTAAAATCTATTTTAAAAAAATAAATTATTACTCATTGTCTAGTCCTGAAAAAGTAATACAGGATTAATCAAAAATAAAAGTACAATTTTAGACAGTAGTAAGTTCAGGTTTACTACTGTTTTTTTTTGTTTTATAAGCTTTAATTTTATTTTGATTACACATCTGATTCGGTTTAACAAAAAATCAAAAAAACCACCACCCTAAAAAGTGGTGGTTTTTTTATATATTTGCACCATGGAAAAAGAACATCAAATATTTGGGATTAGAGCAATTATCGAAGCGATACAAGCAGGTGCAACAGTAGACAAAGTTTATATTCAAAAGGAAGCGAGCAGCGAACTGATGAAGGACTTAATGAAAGTGATGAAGCGCGGTAATATCAACTTCTCCTATGTTCCTGTTGAAAAACTGAACCGATTGACTCCCAATAACCATCAAGGTGCTGTGGCGACTATCTCTCCTATTTCATTTTTCGACTTAGAAACTTTAATAAATACTGTAGTCGAAAATGGGAAAAAACCTTTGTTTTTAATATTGGATCAAATTTCTGATGCGCGTAATTTTGGCGCTATCATCCGAACTGCGGAGTGTACTGGAGTGAACGGAATCATTGTTCAAAAAGCAGGATCGGCACCGGTAAACGGTGATACCGTGAAAACATCGGCTGGAGCCGTATTTAATATTCCTATTTGTAAAGTAGAACACATCAAAGATGCTATTTTTCTTTTGCAGGCCAGCGGAATAAAAACAGTGGCCGCAACTGAAAAAACAGATCAAAACATATATGATATTTCATTAAATGAACCTGTGGCAATAATTATGGGATCGGAAGACAGAGGAGTAAATCCTTCTGTATTAAAAATTATTGATGAAAAAGCAAAACTACCCATGTTCGGAACTATTGGATCTTTGAATGTTTCGGTTGCTTGTGGCGCTTTTTTATACGAAGCAGTAAGACAAAGAAGTTAAGAATTTTTGATTCTAGATTTCAAAAATCATACATAATAAAACGAATTAGAGCTCTTGTTCTGGTTCGTTTTTTTGTTCTGAGATAATCACGTATTTCACTTCTTGACTGGAAATATAGTAACTCTGGAAACCACCTAATTCCGCTACTTCTTCTATTTTTGGGAGATTCACAAAATTCCCATTTTCATCGAAACGTTGCATGAATTTATCTTCTAAAGGGTTATAATCCGGTTTTTCCCAATCGTATTTTGGAGCTTTTTTAAACTCCGGTGTTTGATATAAAACAGACAGAACAAAGCCTGTAATTAAACCAGCTAAATGTCCTTCCCAAGAAATAGTTTCATCTACTTTAGGGAACGCAAACCAAACCATCCCTCCATACACTACAATTATCATCAAAGACAAAGCGATTAATCGATAATATTTGGTCAAAATTCCTTTAAAAAAAATAAAACTGACCAGAACATAAACCAAACCGCTCGCCCCGATGTGATAACTGGACCGACCAATTACCCAAGTAAAGATACCCGTAAATAAAATTCCATATCCAATTACCCTCAAAGACTGTTTTCGATAAAAAAACTGTAAAGCAGCTAACAACACTAATAAAGGCAATGAATTACTATAAAGATGTTTCAAATCTGAATGAATAAATGGAGCAAAAACAATTCCTTGTAAACCCGATACTGTTCTTGGAAAAATACCGTTTTCAACAAAATCGTAATCAAATCGAATTTCGAGCCAATAGACAAACCATAAGAACAGCACAAAAAAAAGTGGCATTCCCACAACTGCCGTCGTGAATTTAAAATGTTTATTGCTCATCTTTAGCTTTTTATTTACTATTACTAATTTAAGTCAAAAATTCAACCAAAAATAATTTAGTGCTACTTTGTCATACAAGATAATTTGTTGATTTGTCAGTTCGACCGCTAGATTATGACTAAATTTGTAATCGGAAATTTTTCGAATTCCCGAATAATCAAATTTGCGATTAAAAAAATGGAAGCACCCTTAGCAGAACGCATACGACCACAAAAACTACAAGATTACATCAGTCAATCCCATTTGGTAGGACCAAGCGGTTCTTTAACCCAACAAATTGCAAAAGGAATCATTCCTTCCTTGATTTTATGGGGACCTCCTGGAACTGGAAAAACAACCTTGGCACAAATTATTGCCCAGGAATCCAAACGTCCTTTTTATATTTTGAGCGCCATAAATTCAGGTGTAAAAGACATTCGTGATGTTATTGAAAAAGCAAAGCAAAGTGGCGGATTATTTACATCCAAAAACCCTATTCTTTTTATAGATGAGATTCACCGTTTTAGTAAATCACAACAAGATTCACTTTTGGCGGCTGTAGAGAAAGGATGGATTACCTTGATAGGCGCCACAACAGAAAACCCAAGTTTTGAGGTAATACCCGCTCTTTTATCTCGTTGTCAAGTCTATATTCTAAATGCGTTCACGAAAGAAGATTTAGGATCTTTATTGCAGCGCGCAATGAAAACGGATGTGATTTTAGCAACTAAAAATATTGAATTAAGAGAATCAGAGGCGCTATTGCGACTTTCGGGTGGCGATGGGCGCAAACTATTAAATATTTTTGAACTTGTCGTAAACGCTTCCGCTGAAAACGAAATTATCATCACTAACGACCGTGTTTTTGAATTAGTACAACAAAACACCGTTTTGTATGACAAAAGTGGTGAACAACATTATGATATAGTATCGGCTTTTATAAAATCGATCCGAGGAAGCGATCCAAACGGAGCGGTATATTGGTTGGCAAGAATGATTGAAGGAGGCGAAGATGTAAAGTTTATTGCCCGTAGAATGTTGATTCTTTCCAGCGAAGATATTGGTAACGCCAATCCTACGGCTTTCATTATGGCCAACAATACTTTTCAGGCGGTTTCCACCATTGGTTATCCGGAAAGCCGAATTATACTGAGTCAATGCGCTATTTACCTAGCGACCTCTCCAAAAAGCAATGCTTCTTATTTGGCAATTGGTACTGCTCAGCAATTAGTAAAACAAACTGGCGATTTGTCTGTGCCCATTCATTTGCGAAATGCTCCCACTAAATTAATGAAAGAATTGGGTTATGGCGAAGAATACAAATACTCCCATGATTTCGCCAATAATTTTGCCGAACAAGAATTCTTACCAAATGAATTAAGTAACAAAGCCATCTATGTTCCCGGAAATAATTCTCGCGAAAACACAACTCGTGAATTCCTTAAAAACAGATGGAAAGACAAATATGGATATTAGTGTTCAGTCAAAGTTAGCAGATAACAAGTGATAAATAACAAAAAAAAACAGATTTCAGATTAGATATTTAACATCCTTAATCTGAAATCTGAACATTAGAATTTAACATCCACTTTTTCGGAGATTAATTTGTCGTTTTCGTAATATTCAAAAGACCAGTGATTTTCTTTCCCTATTAAAACGCCATGAATCGATCCTTTCACTGCAATAAAAAAACTTGGATTAGAAGTCTTATAAACTTTCATAACCACTTTAGGTGTACTGTCGACCAGTTGAAAACCATTGTTCATAGGCTGAGCATAAAGCAAATTTACAGCAGCCGTACTTTGGGACTGAATCATTACATTTGATGGAGAGACAGGTGTTGAAACCGCAATCATTTCTTGACTAACCTTATTTATCGCTTGACCACTGTATTTATATTGCAAAGCATAAACTGATTTAAAAGCTTCATTCAAAGCCTCTGTATAGGACAATTGATAATCTTTCTCCTTACTTTTTCCAATTTCTGATTGAAAAACTATTTTTCCGTAACAATCTTTAAGAGTAATGAAAAGTTTAGTGACTAAAAACCCATTATCTTTTACTACATCATAATAAAGCAAGCCACATCTATCATTATATTCACTTGAAATGGACTCATTAGCATAAAAAGCTTTAAAACCTGCTTTGTCTAAATTAAATTTAGATAAAGTCGCGAGGCGATATTGATTATCCGTTTTCATAAAATCAAACTTCAATGGCAAA is a window of Flavobacterium acetivorans DNA encoding:
- a CDS encoding replication-associated recombination protein A, with amino-acid sequence MEAPLAERIRPQKLQDYISQSHLVGPSGSLTQQIAKGIIPSLILWGPPGTGKTTLAQIIAQESKRPFYILSAINSGVKDIRDVIEKAKQSGGLFTSKNPILFIDEIHRFSKSQQDSLLAAVEKGWITLIGATTENPSFEVIPALLSRCQVYILNAFTKEDLGSLLQRAMKTDVILATKNIELRESEALLRLSGGDGRKLLNIFELVVNASAENEIIITNDRVFELVQQNTVLYDKSGEQHYDIVSAFIKSIRGSDPNGAVYWLARMIEGGEDVKFIARRMLILSSEDIGNANPTAFIMANNTFQAVSTIGYPESRIILSQCAIYLATSPKSNASYLAIGTAQQLVKQTGDLSVPIHLRNAPTKLMKELGYGEEYKYSHDFANNFAEQEFLPNELSNKAIYVPGNNSRENTTREFLKNRWKDKYGY
- a CDS encoding SusD/RagB family nutrient-binding outer membrane lipoprotein, producing MMAVVLVLTSCSDNFGDINTDPNNPSKVSPNLLLPVAQNYSAFAQERNRGNNTLGNMMMYNWSQSDGFSWYTDEFLYLVTSSFYQQNFDYVYTNVLKQYNSLSTLQGDENGYYKAIGNIMKAYHFNILVDTYGDIPYSEALARGGDPTPAYDNAQTIYDDLVVQLSAAIALIDATESNTNIKALIPGADDGIFGGDMLMWKKFANSIKLRMLVRQSSMTGRAAYIQTQLAAITTEGSGYITNDVEVNIGYKASTNQQNPKWDAFGYDVSGTITNNNNATCATDYILDYLTNTNDPRIDYIYEKPATGHLGVMQGLQNYDETVNGVDGLTPEFVSNIGPGILKSASQGAVLYTAAESYFNQAEIDLKFNGGANAKTLYESGIQASFTYLGAGNATTYFSQAKNLVNWNTSTNKLQAIITQKWIAVNGIDAIQSWFDYNRTGYPANLPISALATSANRPVRLAYPASEVTSNGLNLPAQPNAFTAKIFWAN
- a CDS encoding SusC/RagA family TonB-linked outer membrane protein translates to MKLKFNGILVLLLVLIAQLTFAQERTVTGVVSDNAGMPLPGVSVLVKGTKTGTQTDFDGKYTIKASPSQVLIFSYIGMKTQEVAAASTSLNIKLKDDSQVLEEVVVTALGVQRQKKTLTYQAEKIESKELLKADPTRSASALAGKVAGLQINVQDNGVDPSSQIILRGLRSISQSNSALIVIDGSISTQGAFDDLNPRDIESLNVLKGATAAALYGSLAGNGAIIVETKKGKIGESFTVGLNSTTTIENVAYMPEFQSEYGTGWQGAYDNIENTNWGPRFDGQVRQIGPIFADGTFQAVPYAPVKNNLKDFFQTGTTVQNTISFSGGDESSTFFMSIGDQRTKGIVHRDEYKRNTFRVNATKKIGNLKLGLTSNFLKDKTSVVGNTIGNQDRPLYWFILNTASNIPLASYKDWRNDLYSSPDGYFNGYYENPWWAIDNNRNDNQTSRLTANISAAYDFNKWLNFTARAGVNTTSGIGKNWRSRQVYDKTLQPAANDISSFVEDREFQSLSYTTDALLSAKLDITSDIDFIGLLGASTSSISNRDSFIRANNLSIPDFYDVSNGTGQPEINVAESNKKTFGYFADLTFGFKKFIYLNLQGRYDYTSTLPEADNSYFYPAAGLSFVITEAFPSLKDSSLSFGKLTFSNSTVYNDLGAYQINETFSQSNGFPFGSLNGFSQSGTAVDSNISKEKINTSEIGANLAFFKNRLRIDASYFITKSTNLITFTTPSVSSGATNYLTNIGEIEGKGIELTIGGTVLKSNDFSWDLNVNYSKNEAVVKSITEGVDEITVTSNGTYGVFAVVGEAFPQIKASSYVRDPQGNVVIDAASGNPLVGSLKNLGKTTPDYIVGLTSSINYKNWNLSTTMDYRTGHVYYEQGSDVMEFTGRSIESVSSNRQDFVFPNSVIETSPGVFVPNTNIPVTDGRQDFWTNTYNEIKENYVKDATAFKIREVALNYDLPKNYLAKTALKSLRIGFVGRNILTLLPKENRFSDPEFNNTNSNAIGVGGYFQSPPTRSFGVSINAEF
- the rlmB gene encoding 23S rRNA (guanosine(2251)-2'-O)-methyltransferase RlmB, which codes for MEKEHQIFGIRAIIEAIQAGATVDKVYIQKEASSELMKDLMKVMKRGNINFSYVPVEKLNRLTPNNHQGAVATISPISFFDLETLINTVVENGKKPLFLILDQISDARNFGAIIRTAECTGVNGIIVQKAGSAPVNGDTVKTSAGAVFNIPICKVEHIKDAIFLLQASGIKTVAATEKTDQNIYDISLNEPVAIIMGSEDRGVNPSVLKIIDEKAKLPMFGTIGSLNVSVACGAFLYEAVRQRS
- a CDS encoding rhomboid family intramembrane serine protease; translated protein: MSNKHFKFTTAVVGMPLFFVLFLWFVYWLEIRFDYDFVENGIFPRTVSGLQGIVFAPFIHSDLKHLYSNSLPLLVLLAALQFFYRKQSLRVIGYGILFTGIFTWVIGRSSYHIGASGLVYVLVSFIFFKGILTKYYRLIALSLMIIVVYGGMVWFAFPKVDETISWEGHLAGLITGFVLSVLYQTPEFKKAPKYDWEKPDYNPLEDKFMQRFDENGNFVNLPKIEEVAELGGFQSYYISSQEVKYVIISEQKNEPEQEL